In the genome of Ignisphaera cupida, one region contains:
- the cobT gene encoding nicotinate mononucleotide-dependent phosphoribosyltransferase CobT, translating into MIKSGKAMAVYVIASSMTSTIPGISLAGAAPMATLFTPALDVEYLFYGKCVTLDLIPTTPTGIPTPAIITKAALHLMKIPFVVVDAGSYVEPKIPHIRLSSRCVGRRIDKEDALPSGTSRNLFEEAKNVGRILGSIANIVLIGESMPGGTTTALAILQGLGYEAYNIVSSASKVNPIELKKTIVEKALKRLKDVKDPFTVNDVVGDSLHISIAGIALGALQAGSIAILAGGTQMLAALSLMKAINPLFPQDKVVIATTRWIFADKGKEITGFLNEVLPNVSLIYVDINFADAPFEGLRAYEEGYVKEGVGAGGTASMAVIKGFGVDDLKKAIFDEYKRLVEVRNNG; encoded by the coding sequence ATGATTAAATCTGGTAAAGCAATGGCTGTTTATGTTATAGCATCGTCTATGACCTCAACTATTCCTGGAATATCACTTGCAGGAGCAGCACCTATGGCAACTCTCTTTACACCTGCACTTGATGTCGAGTATTTGTTTTATGGAAAATGTGTTACACTGGATTTAATACCAACAACACCTACAGGTATACCAACACCAGCAATCATAACCAAAGCAGCTTTGCATCTTATGAAAATACCTTTTGTAGTGGTTGATGCTGGCTCATATGTAGAGCCGAAGATTCCTCACATTCGTCTTTCAAGCAGATGTGTTGGCAGAAGAATTGACAAGGAAGATGCGTTGCCTAGTGGAACCTCAAGAAATCTTTTTGAAGAAGCAAAGAATGTTGGACGCATTCTTGGCTCTATAGCTAATATAGTTTTAATTGGTGAGAGTATGCCTGGTGGAACAACAACTGCCTTAGCTATTCTACAAGGTCTTGGCTATGAAGCTTATAATATTGTGAGTAGCGCATCAAAGGTAAATCCGATAGAGCTTAAAAAAACTATTGTGGAGAAGGCTTTGAAAAGACTCAAAGATGTAAAAGATCCATTTACAGTTAACGATGTTGTTGGAGACTCTTTGCATATTTCAATAGCAGGTATAGCTCTAGGTGCTTTACAAGCTGGGAGCATAGCAATTCTTGCTGGAGGTACTCAAATGTTGGCAGCGTTGTCATTGATGAAAGCAATTAACCCATTATTTCCACAAGATAAAGTGGTTATAGCTACGACGCGTTGGATATTTGCGGACAAGGGCAAGGAGATAACAGGTTTTCTTAATGAGGTTTTGCCAAATGTATCGCTTATCTATGTTGATATAAACTTTGCTGATGCTCCATTTGAGGGGCTTAGAGCATATGAAGAAGGATATGTTAAGGAAGGTGTTGGTGCTGGTGGTACAGCATCTATGGCTGTTATAAAAGGTTTTGGAGTTGATGATTTAAAGAAGGCTATATTTGATGAATACAAAAGGTTGGTGGAGGTTCGTAATAATGGCTAG
- a CDS encoding sugar phosphate isomerase/epimerase family protein, which translates to MQLRFSTGIWVFGAGIERFAPMGYKSAKPIVDLIKDASKVDGLTGLEFHYPTEVNEENVKDVKNTLSVYNFKAVGIAPVLSQEAQWAKGALSALNENTRRKAIDRCKKAIDIARELGAEILIIWPGREGFDFPFTTNYVKLWNNYVSSIKEVAEYGSDIKIALEYKMEDPSSYLLHGSAGRALATILELRMLGIKNVGINVEFAHAKLAKEYVPETIVLISRYNALYHLHLNDIFFDADLDLFPASVHTLEFIELLYWLHEVGYSGWFGLDLFPRYIDAIEMVQQSIYNVKALYNALEKVGWAKIRNVIELNNPIEVQKLIREILGTKP; encoded by the coding sequence ATGCAGTTAAGATTTTCAACTGGTATATGGGTTTTTGGAGCAGGTATAGAAAGATTTGCGCCCATGGGTTATAAATCAGCTAAACCAATTGTTGATCTTATAAAGGATGCATCAAAAGTTGATGGTTTAACTGGGCTAGAGTTTCACTATCCTACTGAGGTTAATGAAGAGAATGTTAAAGATGTTAAAAATACTCTTTCAGTTTATAATTTCAAGGCTGTTGGAATAGCCCCAGTATTGTCTCAAGAGGCTCAGTGGGCTAAAGGAGCTTTGTCGGCACTTAATGAAAATACTAGGAGAAAGGCTATTGATAGATGTAAAAAGGCTATCGATATTGCAAGAGAGCTTGGCGCTGAAATACTAATTATATGGCCGGGTAGAGAGGGATTTGATTTCCCATTTACAACAAACTATGTGAAGCTATGGAATAACTATGTTTCATCAATTAAGGAAGTGGCTGAGTATGGTTCTGATATAAAAATTGCTTTAGAATACAAAATGGAGGATCCATCAAGCTACTTATTACATGGTTCAGCTGGAAGAGCATTAGCAACAATTTTGGAGTTGAGAATGTTGGGAATTAAAAATGTTGGTATAAATGTTGAGTTTGCTCATGCAAAACTAGCTAAGGAGTATGTTCCAGAAACAATAGTTCTCATATCACGTTACAATGCTCTATATCATCTCCACTTAAATGATATATTCTTTGATGCTGATCTAGATCTATTCCCAGCAAGCGTACACACACTAGAGTTTATAGAGCTTCTCTACTGGTTACATGAAGTAGGTTATAGCGGCTGGTTTGGATTAGATCTCTTCCCAAGATACATAGATGCAATTGAAATGGTTCAGCAAAGCATATACAATGTAAAAGCACTATACAACGCTTTAGAGAAAGTTGGTTGGGCCAAGATAAGAAATGTTATAGAGTTGAACAATCCAATAGAAGTACAGAAGCTTATAAGAGAAATTCTAGGCACAAAACCATAA
- a CDS encoding NTP transferase domain-containing protein, with amino-acid sequence MQYLVEYMISILDNNWLRILMNVVIMAGGKGSRLGGMKKPLLEVCGVKLIDRALTVAKTINGVDKIFVCVGKDDLNAFKDYGDEKTAVVLCPGQGYVEDLIFILKRVSFPVLVLPADIPFLSNRVVMEFLNKALECKTDVATLNLCKGSECGEVGISLFRGLGGSWCNIYFDYTKEKELRDIDTYEDLQWAMGLCESMEDLKRLE; translated from the coding sequence GTGCAATACTTAGTAGAATATATGATAAGTATTCTAGATAATAACTGGTTGAGGATTCTTATGAATGTTGTGATTATGGCTGGTGGCAAAGGTTCTAGACTTGGGGGTATGAAAAAGCCTCTCCTAGAGGTTTGTGGTGTGAAATTAATTGACAGGGCATTGACAGTTGCAAAAACTATTAATGGCGTTGATAAGATATTTGTATGTGTTGGAAAAGATGATTTAAATGCTTTTAAAGATTATGGTGATGAAAAAACTGCTGTTGTTTTGTGTCCAGGTCAAGGCTATGTGGAAGACCTAATCTTTATTTTAAAGAGAGTATCCTTTCCAGTTCTGGTTTTGCCAGCAGATATACCGTTTCTATCTAATAGAGTTGTTATGGAGTTTCTAAATAAAGCACTTGAATGTAAAACTGATGTAGCTACTCTAAATCTTTGTAAAGGTAGTGAATGTGGCGAAGTGGGAATATCGCTATTTAGAGGATTAGGTGGCTCTTGGTGCAATATATACTTTGATTATACTAAAGAGAAAGAGTTAAGGGATATAGATACTTATGAAGATCTTCAATGGGCGATGGGTTTATGCGAGTCCATGGAGGATTTAAAGAGGCTAGAATAG
- a CDS encoding adenosylcobinamide amidohydrolase, translating to MNTKGWWRFVIMARIVFENPDVLVIDLERKHLALSTAGCPKVYKELRYVVFKKVPKNFEIVDLDSYCKEIALSINLNYDETSIFLTAVDVSTYSHSLVKYRGIEAEAFVTFGVDTPACLDVEKNVVGTINLALIVNKPLNIIGLLDLYRLASEVKGMVMALGGPMCKSITSIGTASDATMVLAPVGEERFAGIATDVGIASTMAIISALSKHIRKTPVDKYVSQTLGFKDINDVIEIALEVYSKASLPQLSIDNVKNELMQEIEKVLKDPNIVVFLRGMRLAEAALALGLVPGIGKEEYRLDSTGIVVDELAGKAVAEYINGFKGLLSYYWVERLKKENKLGILNELPPIADDLIGAFVGAILSRIYDKYSR from the coding sequence ATGAATACAAAAGGTTGGTGGAGGTTCGTAATAATGGCTAGAATAGTTTTTGAAAATCCAGATGTTCTTGTTATAGATCTTGAGAGAAAACATTTAGCATTGTCAACAGCTGGATGTCCAAAAGTATACAAGGAGCTTAGATACGTAGTCTTTAAAAAAGTTCCAAAAAATTTTGAAATTGTTGATCTTGATAGCTACTGCAAAGAAATTGCATTATCTATTAACCTAAACTATGATGAAACATCAATATTTTTAACGGCAGTTGATGTATCAACATATAGTCATAGCTTAGTAAAATATAGAGGCATTGAAGCAGAGGCTTTTGTAACTTTTGGTGTTGATACTCCAGCTTGTCTAGATGTTGAGAAAAATGTTGTTGGAACAATTAACTTGGCATTGATTGTTAACAAACCCTTGAATATTATTGGTCTTCTCGATCTCTATAGACTTGCCTCGGAAGTTAAGGGTATGGTTATGGCTCTTGGAGGACCAATGTGCAAATCTATTACTTCTATTGGTACAGCATCTGATGCAACAATGGTTTTAGCGCCAGTAGGTGAAGAAAGATTTGCTGGAATAGCAACAGATGTTGGTATAGCATCAACTATGGCGATAATTAGTGCACTGTCTAAACACATTAGAAAAACACCAGTTGATAAATATGTTTCTCAAACACTAGGATTCAAGGATATAAATGATGTAATTGAAATCGCATTGGAGGTATATTCAAAGGCTTCACTACCTCAGCTAAGCATTGATAATGTTAAAAATGAGTTGATGCAGGAAATAGAAAAGGTTTTGAAAGATCCAAATATAGTCGTGTTCTTAAGGGGTATGAGGCTTGCTGAAGCAGCATTAGCTCTTGGACTTGTTCCAGGCATTGGCAAGGAAGAGTACAGACTAGATTCAACTGGAATAGTTGTGGATGAGCTTGCTGGCAAAGCTGTTGCTGAATACATTAATGGGTTCAAAGGTCTTCTATCCTATTACTGGGTTGAGAGACTTAAAAAGGAAAATAAACTTGGGATTTTAAATGAGCTACCTCCAATAGCTGATGATCTTATTGGAGCATTTGTTGGTGCAATACTTAGTAGAATATATGATAAGTATTCTAGATAA
- a CDS encoding ABC transporter substrate-binding protein, with product MRIVSLSPAVSETLSLLGLEDNIVGVTPWCKMYLKRKEISIVGTYLDINIEMLKKLNPDIVFIQAHVHDKFLSVLRSEGFNAYLVSLPTNLLDIVSNVEFVASLVDRYWEGKELADKLLDNIVYYKRAIRVGFRPRVYVEYLWPDKSFSTTGGLTYVDDAIRLCGGINIFFDKKQKFFFPKDEEIISRNPQIIMVNIEPPFMGITLEKFLSIREPLKNTLAYEEGTIYLIEESVEANLAHPGPSFIINTLKRIAEVISSYEKLRKT from the coding sequence TTGAGAATTGTTAGTCTTTCACCAGCTGTTTCAGAAACTCTTTCTCTACTTGGTCTTGAAGATAATATTGTTGGTGTAACGCCATGGTGTAAAATGTATTTAAAAAGAAAAGAAATTTCAATTGTAGGCACATACCTAGACATAAACATTGAAATGCTTAAAAAGTTAAATCCAGATATTGTTTTCATACAAGCACATGTACATGACAAGTTCTTGAGTGTTTTGCGAAGTGAAGGATTTAATGCATATCTGGTTTCATTGCCTACAAACCTACTTGATATAGTATCGAATGTGGAATTTGTTGCTTCGTTAGTTGATAGATATTGGGAGGGTAAGGAGCTTGCAGATAAGCTCTTAGATAATATTGTTTACTACAAAAGAGCTATAAGAGTTGGTTTTAGGCCAAGAGTTTATGTGGAGTATCTATGGCCAGATAAATCATTTTCAACAACAGGTGGTTTGACATATGTAGATGATGCTATAAGGCTTTGTGGAGGAATAAATATTTTCTTTGACAAGAAACAAAAATTCTTCTTTCCTAAAGATGAGGAGATAATTTCTAGAAATCCGCAGATAATTATGGTTAACATAGAACCTCCATTCATGGGAATTACGTTAGAAAAGTTTTTGAGTATAAGAGAACCTTTAAAAAATACCTTGGCATATGAAGAAGGCACTATTTATCTTATAGAAGAGTCTGTTGAGGCTAACCTAGCTCATCCAGGACCATCATTTATAATTAATACTCTTAAAAGAATTGCAGAAGTAATATCAAGTTATGAAAAGTTAAGAAAGACCTGA
- a CDS encoding ParB N-terminal domain-containing protein, whose product MLDPVFINFLIRIFGRESIHNVVDPTKISLKTYLVPIDIIKPHEGFYNNLVSEVLEQIISWGYLKYPIIVDSRTMIVLDGHHRLEALKRLGLKYIPVFFIDYAESYVDLYPIRKEIPVSKIDVVKKVYVENSIYPPKTTRHFYIGISILPSYIPLKHLINENLSYLPILRDF is encoded by the coding sequence TTGCTAGACCCTGTCTTTATCAATTTTTTAATTAGGATATTTGGTCGTGAAAGCATTCACAATGTTGTTGATCCAACCAAAATCTCCTTAAAAACATATCTTGTACCAATAGACATTATCAAACCTCATGAGGGTTTTTACAACAATCTTGTTAGTGAGGTATTGGAACAGATAATTTCATGGGGCTATTTAAAATATCCAATAATTGTTGATTCAAGAACTATGATAGTTTTAGATGGTCATCACCGCTTGGAAGCGCTTAAAAGACTTGGCTTAAAGTACATACCGGTGTTTTTTATAGATTATGCTGAAAGCTATGTAGATTTATACCCGATTAGAAAAGAAATTCCAGTATCTAAAATTGATGTGGTTAAGAAAGTTTATGTTGAGAACTCTATATATCCACCAAAAACAACAAGACATTTCTATATCGGCATTTCAATTTTACCAAGCTATATACCACTGAAGCATTTGATAAATGAGAATTTAAGCTATTTACCTATACTCAGAGATTTTTGA
- a CDS encoding adenosylcobinamide-GDP ribazoletransferase → MLKVIENFVALLSFLTPIPIPKRFQLRELKFEGLFMLPLVGFLRGVLAVIPITLLAMVNSNAIYVAVSIAVAMHYFVQGFIHGDGFIDFSEAVLAYRFGANPHKVVKDRYKGSYAIIVFSILALWIYSTLLQLCLFYGLENMVKAIIISETWSPISMALVSYLSLEPPEGMGKKFKEGVKLVDIVLGIVVSSVITIGLADLHIFKGFIKIIFLLASLAISCLITHMLSSRVLGYASGDVLGFAHEITFSVIITMLIFGARLWT, encoded by the coding sequence ATGTTAAAAGTAATTGAGAATTTTGTTGCACTCTTATCGTTTCTAACACCAATACCAATACCAAAGAGATTTCAGCTAAGAGAGCTTAAATTTGAAGGTCTTTTTATGCTTCCACTTGTAGGCTTTTTGAGAGGAGTTTTAGCGGTAATTCCAATAACATTACTTGCTATGGTTAATAGTAATGCAATATATGTAGCAGTTTCAATAGCTGTTGCAATGCATTATTTTGTTCAAGGATTTATTCATGGAGATGGCTTCATAGATTTTTCAGAAGCTGTTTTAGCCTATAGATTTGGCGCAAATCCACATAAGGTAGTTAAAGACAGGTATAAAGGCTCTTATGCAATAATTGTTTTTTCTATTCTAGCTCTATGGATATACTCAACACTTTTACAACTATGTCTATTCTATGGCTTAGAAAACATGGTCAAAGCAATAATTATTTCAGAGACTTGGTCACCAATATCAATGGCTTTGGTCTCATATCTTAGCCTAGAACCCCCTGAAGGCATGGGCAAAAAGTTTAAGGAAGGTGTTAAGCTTGTAGATATTGTCTTAGGCATAGTGGTATCTTCTGTCATAACCATTGGGCTTGCTGATTTACATATATTCAAAGGTTTTATCAAAATAATCTTCTTGTTAGCATCCCTGGCAATATCATGTCTCATAACCCATATGCTAAGCTCTAGAGTGCTAGGCTATGCTAGTGGCGATGTACTTGGTTTTGCCCATGAAATAACATTCTCAGTAATTATTACAATGCTCATATTTGGTGCAAGGCTATGGACATAG
- the tmk gene encoding dTMP kinase: protein MLIVFEGIDASGKTTLSNLVKEYLLKKGFKVKMFSYPNYASIYGSIIKLFLESKIDLAYQELFFLYILDMFREKQEVREAIASGNIVLIDRYYTSTIAYQCSLGFNYEIAKKIIEYLDMPKPNIIIYLDVEPKIAIERKIKQKVPDVFERNMEFLGNVRRMYWKLINEGYPIKNWIVVDASKNIDEVFNIVIKALNI, encoded by the coding sequence ATGCTAATTGTGTTTGAAGGTATTGATGCATCAGGAAAAACAACTCTAAGCAATCTGGTTAAGGAATATCTACTAAAAAAAGGTTTTAAAGTAAAAATGTTTTCTTATCCAAACTATGCATCAATATATGGCTCCATAATAAAGCTTTTTCTGGAGTCAAAAATAGACCTAGCCTATCAAGAACTATTTTTTCTTTATATATTAGATATGTTTAGAGAAAAACAAGAAGTTAGAGAAGCTATTGCAAGTGGAAATATTGTGTTAATAGACAGATACTACACATCTACAATAGCTTATCAATGTTCACTTGGATTTAATTATGAAATAGCTAAAAAAATCATAGAGTACTTAGATATGCCAAAACCAAATATCATAATATACCTTGACGTAGAACCGAAAATAGCTATAGAAAGAAAAATAAAGCAAAAAGTGCCTGACGTATTTGAGAGGAATATGGAGTTTCTAGGCAATGTTCGAAGAATGTATTGGAAACTAATTAATGAAGGATATCCAATAAAGAACTGGATAGTTGTAGACGCATCTAAGAATATTGATGAAGTATTTAATATTGTTATTAAAGCTTTGAATATCTAA
- a CDS encoding PLP-dependent cysteine synthase family protein yields the protein MNILRLIGNTPMVEIKNVKLDNNCKLFAKLEYFNPTGSHKDRIAVYMIRGAMKKYNLKPGDYIVEASSGNTAISVTFVAKRLGFKPVIVIPKSTSAAKIRILEMLGAEIVYGDEDPNSPNYYIKIAEKIAMERNGVFLNQYANPDNALAHYETTAREIWEQMKGEINAFVMGVGTGGTITGVGRYLKERKRDIKIVAVTPKGSKLAGGNGEDRIEGLLHKDVPQLLDKSIIDYIVEVSYREALNMALYLVKEEGILAGISSGANVVGAIKISKELPQGSKIVTVIADSIFRYIEELRYFQNTTSFR from the coding sequence ATGAATATTCTAAGACTTATTGGAAATACACCAATGGTTGAAATTAAGAATGTGAAACTTGATAATAACTGTAAGCTTTTTGCAAAGCTGGAATATTTTAATCCTACAGGTAGTCATAAAGATAGGATAGCTGTTTACATGATAAGAGGGGCTATGAAAAAATATAATCTTAAACCAGGTGATTATATTGTTGAGGCTTCAAGTGGTAATACAGCAATTTCTGTTACTTTTGTTGCTAAGAGACTTGGGTTCAAACCTGTTATTGTAATTCCAAAATCAACGAGTGCTGCGAAAATAAGGATCTTAGAGATGTTAGGTGCAGAAATAGTTTATGGTGATGAGGATCCAAATTCTCCAAACTACTACATAAAAATTGCTGAGAAAATAGCTATGGAGAGAAATGGTGTTTTTCTAAATCAGTATGCAAATCCCGATAATGCTTTAGCACATTATGAAACAACAGCCAGGGAGATATGGGAGCAGATGAAGGGTGAAATAAATGCATTTGTCATGGGTGTTGGCACTGGTGGAACAATAACAGGTGTTGGAAGATATTTAAAGGAGAGAAAGAGAGATATTAAGATAGTTGCCGTTACACCAAAAGGTTCGAAACTTGCTGGTGGTAACGGAGAGGATAGAATAGAGGGACTTTTACATAAGGATGTGCCACAGCTTTTGGATAAATCAATAATTGATTACATAGTTGAAGTTTCATATAGAGAGGCATTAAATATGGCATTGTATCTTGTTAAAGAAGAAGGTATTTTAGCTGGAATATCTTCAGGTGCAAACGTGGTTGGAGCTATAAAAATTTCTAAGGAGTTGCCACAGGGCTCCAAGATAGTTACAGTAATTGCAGATTCAATATTTAGATATATAGAAGAGTTGCGTTATTTTCAAAATACTACTTCATTTCGCTAA
- a CDS encoding DUF1512 domain-containing protein yields the protein MQIIMHMQIGGSDWNSILSILFWLVFMLYFFTDLPQKTQFLRYEKGVASRLAAIESLVKESISKVKMYLHKLDVSNIDNLIGNSLENYFAIEPVSIEPIDIIKRLDHIITANEDKYKKDLRNSIPNVGVHMLNNIAVSLAIVSALYTVFKILRHYYLLGKKYENWVLLMQLYLLLPQLVKELMPYVRAVDTFMKGIPIGDSAGPLTAFKLAGLAPRIDIEEDTVYSIVEIDNRKVYVIKAKGPGATVGKPGKAVAKIAEMLDYKVARIITIDAALKLEGEQTGLVAEGSGAAIGDVGPEKIEIERIAVKCGAPLDAVIVKMGSDEAINPMTKEIADGVEKAYQKVLEIIRNRTKPGDNVIVIGIGNTVGVY from the coding sequence TTGCAAATAATTATGCATATGCAGATTGGTGGTAGTGACTGGAATAGTATATTATCTATATTGTTTTGGCTTGTGTTTATGCTGTATTTCTTTACAGATCTTCCACAAAAAACACAGTTTTTGAGATATGAAAAAGGTGTTGCATCGAGATTGGCTGCTATTGAGAGTCTTGTTAAGGAAAGTATATCTAAGGTGAAGATGTATCTACATAAGTTAGATGTGAGTAACATTGATAATTTAATTGGCAATTCTCTAGAGAACTATTTTGCTATAGAGCCTGTTTCCATAGAGCCTATTGATATTATTAAAAGACTTGATCACATTATAACAGCTAATGAAGATAAATACAAGAAAGATTTGAGAAATTCCATTCCTAATGTAGGAGTGCACATGCTAAATAACATAGCTGTTTCACTAGCCATTGTATCAGCTCTCTACACAGTGTTTAAGATTTTGAGACACTATTATCTCCTTGGGAAAAAATATGAGAATTGGGTTCTGCTAATGCAACTTTATTTACTGCTTCCACAGCTCGTAAAAGAGCTTATGCCATATGTAAGAGCTGTTGACACATTTATGAAGGGTATTCCAATAGGTGATTCAGCTGGTCCTTTAACAGCATTTAAGTTAGCTGGTCTTGCTCCAAGAATAGATATTGAAGAAGACACAGTATATTCTATTGTTGAAATAGATAATAGAAAGGTTTATGTTATAAAGGCAAAAGGTCCTGGAGCAACTGTTGGAAAGCCAGGAAAAGCAGTTGCAAAAATAGCTGAAATGCTTGATTACAAAGTAGCTAGGATTATAACTATCGATGCTGCACTAAAACTTGAAGGAGAACAAACAGGTTTGGTTGCTGAGGGATCTGGAGCAGCTATAGGAGATGTGGGGCCAGAGAAAATAGAAATAGAGAGAATAGCTGTGAAATGTGGAGCACCATTAGATGCTGTAATAGTTAAAATGGGAAGTGATGAAGCTATAAACCCAATGACAAAGGAGATTGCAGATGGGGTTGAAAAAGCATATCAAAAGGTTTTAGAAATTATAAGAAATAGAACAAAGCCAGGAGATAATGTCATAGTTATTGGAATAGGAAATACTGTAGGTGTATACTAG
- a CDS encoding pyridoxal phosphate-dependent aminotransferase, whose amino-acid sequence MRVHGGFKEARIDLSVNINPLGPPKIFYSALSECINDRVLEKYPDYSYKDLRSSLAKFYRCSEEGLIPTAGAGEAINLAILATKPRRIVVVEPSYGEYEDISKALGIEYKALFYDKSSNSFYLDFQKLNSICEDEESLVVITNPNNPTGYYIDREELFTHISKCKAKFLIDEAYMELCSKCPVDIGADISSNIVVVRTLTKWLSVPGIRLGFLYTSNAEFHIRADTLRQPWNVNSLAECIAQKIFNHGNELRTFINESRQFIDEEKRHVTRALSALGLKVFESSTNFLLVEISNGWYVVEALKSMGIAVRSCASFKGLGPNYIRVAIGKSNENSEFLKALAEVLKNVKSN is encoded by the coding sequence ATGCGAGTCCATGGAGGATTTAAAGAGGCTAGAATAGATCTTAGTGTTAATATTAATCCATTGGGACCACCAAAAATATTCTATAGCGCATTGAGTGAATGTATTAATGATAGGGTTTTGGAAAAATATCCAGATTATAGCTATAAGGACTTGAGAAGCTCATTAGCCAAGTTCTATAGATGCTCAGAAGAGGGGTTAATTCCAACAGCTGGAGCTGGTGAAGCTATAAACTTGGCTATTCTAGCGACAAAACCAAGGAGAATTGTTGTTGTAGAGCCTTCCTATGGTGAGTACGAAGATATTTCAAAGGCTTTAGGTATTGAATACAAGGCTCTATTCTATGACAAATCTAGCAATAGTTTCTATCTTGATTTTCAAAAGCTAAACAGTATTTGTGAAGATGAGGAATCTCTAGTTGTTATAACTAATCCCAATAATCCAACAGGTTATTATATAGATAGAGAGGAACTATTTACCCACATCTCAAAATGCAAAGCCAAGTTTTTAATAGATGAAGCATATATGGAACTGTGTAGCAAGTGCCCTGTTGATATAGGTGCCGATATTTCTAGCAATATTGTTGTTGTGAGAACATTAACAAAATGGCTTTCAGTACCAGGGATTAGGCTAGGCTTTCTATACACATCGAATGCAGAATTCCACATAAGAGCTGATACACTTAGGCAGCCATGGAATGTCAACAGCTTAGCTGAATGCATAGCTCAAAAAATTTTTAATCATGGAAATGAATTGAGGACATTTATAAATGAATCGAGGCAATTTATAGATGAAGAGAAGAGACATGTAACCAGGGCTCTTTCTGCTCTTGGTTTAAAGGTGTTTGAAAGCAGCACAAACTTTTTACTTGTAGAGATAAGTAATGGTTGGTATGTGGTTGAAGCTTTAAAGAGTATGGGCATAGCTGTAAGAAGCTGTGCCAGCTTTAAGGGGTTAGGTCCCAATTATATTAGAGTAGCTATTGGAAAAAGCAATGAGAATAGCGAATTTCTTAAGGCTTTGGCTGAGGTGTTGAAAAATGTTAAAAGTAATTGA
- a CDS encoding cobalamin biosynthesis protein translates to MDIEWLLPKNIFEFSVILLSILALDVIYPKHTGILYRIHPVHTAYEMSLSLYRKFPKTRVAGVIIWFIVVSSHTIIYALVLYMLSKIHRILWLVFSVYILKTSTSIKLLVDHVTDVYHCLRRENLMCAREAVSNIVRRDVKNLGEDHVASAAIESLFENIVDGFTSPLLYFLVLGPIGALIQRIANALDSALGYKHEPFKYVGWFSAKMDTILNFVPARLTAFLLIALCPLAKGSIKKSLAIYLRDKGNTESVNSGHSISAASGCLSIKLEKLGSYTIGKEYCLPTHVDIAKALKLAIYITTFYIVLLHILFIIMHSI, encoded by the coding sequence ATGGACATAGAATGGCTTTTACCTAAAAACATATTTGAATTTTCAGTAATTCTTTTATCGATCTTAGCACTAGACGTCATCTATCCAAAGCACACGGGCATTCTATACAGAATTCACCCAGTTCACACAGCCTATGAAATGTCGCTATCACTTTACAGAAAATTTCCAAAAACTAGGGTAGCAGGTGTAATCATATGGTTCATTGTAGTTAGTAGTCACACAATTATCTACGCATTGGTTTTGTATATGCTAAGTAAAATTCATAGAATTTTATGGCTTGTTTTTTCAGTATACATACTAAAAACATCTACATCAATAAAACTGTTAGTGGATCATGTAACAGATGTTTACCATTGTCTAAGAAGAGAGAATTTGATGTGCGCCAGGGAAGCTGTGTCAAATATTGTTAGAAGAGATGTTAAAAATCTTGGAGAAGACCATGTAGCTTCAGCAGCAATAGAATCTCTCTTTGAAAATATTGTTGATGGTTTTACATCTCCTCTGCTATACTTTCTAGTTCTAGGACCTATTGGAGCACTAATACAAAGAATTGCAAACGCTTTAGACTCAGCGCTTGGTTATAAACATGAACCATTTAAATATGTTGGATGGTTTTCAGCCAAGATGGATACTATACTAAATTTTGTTCCAGCAAGACTAACAGCATTTCTTCTAATAGCTTTGTGTCCACTGGCTAAAGGATCAATTAAAAAGAGCTTGGCAATATACCTAAGAGATAAAGGCAATACAGAAAGTGTTAATAGTGGCCATTCAATATCAGCTGCCTCTGGCTGTTTATCAATTAAACTCGAAAAGTTGGGAAGCTATACAATAGGAAAAGAATACTGTTTACCAACGCATGTGGATATAGCCAAGGCATTGAAATTAGCAATATACATAACAACATTTTACATAGTTCTTTTACATATTTTATTTATTATTATGCACAGTATTTGA